ACATCAGGGTCTCCCATATTGCTTGCCTGGTACCAGTTCGTAATCTCCAGATGCACACCGGGAAGTGGTTCCCTGAACGGATTAGATATGAAATAAGTAAGCACAGCAAAGGCGGCAAACATTATATTAAGGCTTGATGAGAATATTGCAGTCATCTTGGTTTTTAGAAAATCATACCTTAAATTTGAAATTGCCAGGAATATTGAGATACATAAGGTCCAGAAATAGAGTTTTTCGGTCTCGATCCAGAGGGGAATGGCAAATCTCATGGCGTTTATCCTTACGCCTGTGGTTTGGGCAAAATAATTGGATAGTTCGGCAGGGTAGACAAGTTCAATTGCCTGATAGATGCGAAGATGGAACCATGCAATAATAATAAATCCCAAAAACAGTAACAGTGTATCAACAATCCTGAGCTTTTCTGCAAATATGTATGCGCGGGTATCATTGGATAATATATGATAAATGGAAATTATACCAAGGAACAATGAAATTAGGAAAATTACAGTAATTATGGGCTGACCTATGGTGGTCACAGCTTCACGTACTGTGATGTATTCCTGGTAAGACATCTTAGGTTAAATAAATCTAAAATATTAAAAATTTGATGCTCCCGCCTTCTGGCTGGATTTATTCGGACAATGTTAGGGCACCATGGGGACACATGGTCACACAGGTCCCGCACTGGACGCATTTGCTAACGTCCATCTCGATACTCCAGTCATCCTTGAAGGATATCACGCCAGTAGGACATACCGAAATACATGCACCGCAATTGACACACTCATCATCGTCCTTGATAACAGGCAGCTCAAGTCGTATGATCCTTGCACCGCGTTTTTCAAAGGCTTTAGTGACTTCATCATACCTGTCCTGTGGCACATCTATTACCACTTCGCCTCCTTTTGGTTTAACATCTGCCCTATCGATATTCAACAGTGCCTTAGTCTCAAGTATCACTTCTGCTATTAATGGCTTAGCTGTGATTTCCGGAGTAGCGTATAATGTGATCTTCATAATTCTTACCTCCTTGTCATCAGTTTACTGATATCATCGCTAGTAATAATCCCAACTACTATATTTTTGTTATTAATAACAGGCAGGGCACTGATATTATGCTGCTCGAGCTTACGTGCTGTAGTTTCTATAGGTTCAGTGATATCAGCAGTGATCACTGTCCTTGTCATGATATCATCCAATTTATCCCGTTTATTCTGCGCTACTGCTTTTGCCACGTCCCATGCTGTAATTATGCCCACCAGTTTATCTTCATCTGACACCACTGGCAAGTGGTTGAAATTGCCTTCCATTATGACTTTAGCTGCATCTTCTACTGTAAGTCCCTGTTTGATGGTGGTGACCCTTGAAGCCATTACATCGGCTACGGTGGGCTGTTCCTTGATCTGCTTCATGGGTTTGGATACACCCTCGTTTGGCAACCTTTCAACAGGCAGAGTTGGATAAAATAACCCCTTCCGGATAGATTCCTTTAATTCCAGGGCAATACCCCTGGCCTCATGGAAGCTTGACATGGGTGATGTGGTCACTTCATTACCGTTAATGTCGATCATCCCCGACTTCAGTTCTTCGTATGTCACCTGTCGCAATACGGGACGACTTCTCCTTGCTACGCCGTAATCAAGTACATTTGTAGTAATGTTTGCGTCGGTGACTGCTGTGGCTTTTGCAATATCGGCATTCAATATGGGTATAGGTATGCCGATGCCCACATACAGCGATACTCCGTATTTATGGAAGGTTGCGCCCCTGACATATTTCTTGTTCATCTTCTTCAGGTCACCCTGAACCATGAGCGTCCCGAAATTGTTAGATGGGTCATGCTGTGTCCCCTCCCCTGTGATATACCCCTGAGCCCCGCACAGGAATATCCTGGTACCTACACCAATAGTCTGGTAGGTTGGATCATTGAATATGGGTGAGAGTACGCCAGCTGCCGAATATGTAGCATTTCCATTGTTGGGCAGCAGGGTTCCCATATAAGTATAAAGTGTTCTATCAGAACAATTGGTAGCAACATTATATTTTTGATAAGCATTCCTGGGATTCATCATCACTGCCTGGTTAATGTCATCAATAGTGACAGTGGTATCCAATACTTTTCTGGGATAACAGTCGGTCCCGTGCGCTGTAGCATGGATATCCACAGACTTACCACAAACCAGGTCCTCAATGACATGGGCTCCTCCGTATTCCATACCCCTTGTCTCGCTCATCTGGGTGGCTCCGATATAAGCATCCACTGCTGCCAGGCCGCTATATGCTTCAACATCGTTAAGCCAGACCTTCTGCATCTTGATGGGTGGGTCAGAGTGTCCGAAATTCAACCATGCACCAGAAGAGCACATAGCTCCAAAGGTGCCTGTAGTAACAATATCAACTTCCCTGGCTGCGCCTTCTGGCCCCAGTTCTGCCACGATATGTGGCATCTCTTCGGCTGTAACCACATGGACGCTGCCGTCTGCGATTCTTGCATTAATATCCTGTATAGTTTTTTCTCCCATGGCAATCACACATGATGTAATAAATGTGCATCATATATATTACTTATGGTAATATGTGTGGGGAAATTAATGTAACTATTTTATTCACCAACACCCGCAACCCACGCATTCCGTATTATATTATAATAAACATCACATCAGGAGAAGATAACCTTCTCTTCGGATTGCTATTTCATGAGAAAATACTCGCAGAAGCTCGCATTTATAAATATGAAACTTGGAATATTATTTAGGCACGTTTTAGTTGTAATGGTGATATATTATCACCATATTTCTCCTGTGCTGCAATCAGTCTTTGCTTTTGCTTTTCCAGCACCTCAAATAATGTCTGTGGTGTATCAGCTACTTTTGTTTTGTAGAACTCCTGCACTCGATCGATCTTGGCTAAATTTTCCGGTACACGCACAGAGAATTGCTTAATGTAATCCTCTTTTGAATAGTCTTTATTAAGCACTTCCAGGAACAGCTTATTAAGGTCCTCATATTTTGGTATGAACCCGGTGGGCGTTTCTATTGCCTCAACTTCGTTATGCGAACGCAGTTCCATCCATTTAAGCCACACAGCCTTATCTGTTTTATCATTTGTGAACTTCCCTTCCCTGTCTTTAAGGAAATAATTAACAGAGTATATTGACGGTGAATTATTCAATTTAGCACCAAAATCCAGATGACTCTCTATGTATCTTCCAATAGGTATAGACAGGAAATCCAGGTTTGACATTGGATTGATTTTTCTAACACCTTCTTTTCCCAGTGTAGCAGCAGTAGTTTCTGATTCCAGTGCAGCACCCATAGTGATAACACCATGTACCCAATCAAAAGATTCCTCAACAGGCACTTTTGTGTCCGAATCACGTCCACCGTATATTATCCCACCTACCAGCACACCTTCAGGATCATTGAGTTTTGGATCCACATTATCCAATAATTGCATATCAAGTGTGAACCTGGCATTCGGATGTGAAGTCGTTATTAAATTACCGTTTTCGTCTTTCTTTCCAGGTGTCCATTCCCCTGCATAATTGAACCCTTTTTCAGGCTCTTCACCATCTTTGCCTATCCAGTGGACGTCTTTCTCTTCTGTGACAAGTATATTGGAGAATATTACCTCACCCGGGTTGTGAAGCGCTTTCCAGATCAGGGGGTCGTCTACTGAGTTTACGCCCTGAATTATCCCGAACATACCGTTCTCGGGATTGACTGCATGTATTACGCCATCCATATTCCTGAGGTAGGCTATATCATCACCAACAATCGACTCTCCGGGCAGCATGGAAGTAGATGTTTTTCCGCAGAGCGAAGGAAACGCACCAGTAAAATAGGTTACCCTTTCGGATGGCCCATGCACACCCATGATGAACATATGCTCTGTGAGCCAGCCTTCTTTTGAGGCTCTTTTTATCGCAGGGCGCATAGCTAACTTTTTAAGCCCTAATGTATTCCCGCCATATTGTGTATTCGTACTAAATACAATCTCGTCTTCAAGATCAATATAAACCCGGCGTTCATCAATGTTCTTGGAAGTCTTTCTCTCATCCAGCTCTCCTGCTGAATGTACAAACTTTAAAAAACGTGCCGATCGCCCCAATCTTACGAACTCTTCGTATCCCTGCCTATATAACTGATCCTCTGAGTGCGCAACATAACCTGAATCGGTAATTTGAACTGCGGGTATGGAGAATTGTGAATTGAGTGGTCCCAGACAAAAGAAACGTATGAACAGCTGGTTCCCCTGCATTATGTCTTTTAAATTCTGGCGAATTTCCTTAAGCCCCTCCTCTCGGTCCATAGCATTTATATTTTGTCCTAATTCAACACCCTGCGGCAAAAGGTACTTAGAATTATCCTTATCCCTGGCCTGATCATGATAACCGTCAAAATGATAAGTATGACCTTCTACTGCAAGCTCCATTTCCTCTCCTGCTTTGATCGTCTCCTGCCTGACATACAGGATATCCTCAGGTGAATCTGTGCAGACAAATATTTTCTCAGGGTTGCAAAGCTCAATATATTTTGCAATAAATTGATATAGATTAGGATTATCTATTTTAATGAGTTTCTGGTAATTTCCCTCACCTAACCTTGCTTTTAACATCTCCAATGTTCCATTATCCGTCGTATTCATGTTCCAAAACCATTCATACTCATCGTTATTAAATATATCGTTGAAGGTTGTCCAACCTATCCCCTGTGACTAATGTATTTTATTCAGTAAGAATATTAAGCATAGATATGATCTTAATACCAGATCCAGTTAAATAATATATCTGAAAATTACCATCACGACGGGAATCCACTATCCCGGCGTCTTTTAATAATTTAAGATGGTATGAAAGAGCAGGATATTTATAATCAGTAATTTCCACCAATACACAAACACACAGGTCACATAGTTCCAGAGCTTTTAGGATTCGAATCCTTACAGGATCGGATAAGACCTTAAATAATGATGAAATCTGGTCCATATCTTCTTGCATCACATTTTTGACTTTATTTTCCAGATCATGTGAGAGTTGGTACGGGATGGTGCATTCACTGTTTTCTTCAAATATTCTCATAGGTGTTTCAGGCATGATCGTAAACTTGTTATCTATGTTAAGTTGTAAATAATCTTTGCAGCCATTATCAGGAGGACAATGCCCAATATTTTCAGAATCGTTTTTGATTCTACATGAGAAACCATAATCCTGGACCCTATCTGTGCACCGACAAATGCTGCAATCCCTGTATATACCATAATATCGGAATCAATATTGCCTATTCCAACATGGCCTAACAATCCCGAAA
The genomic region above belongs to Methanosarcinales archaeon and contains:
- the ccsA gene encoding cytochrome c biogenesis protein CcsA — encoded protein: MSYQEYITVREAVTTIGQPIITVIFLISLFLGIISIYHILSNDTRAYIFAEKLRIVDTLLLFLGFIIIAWFHLRIYQAIELVYPAELSNYFAQTTGVRINAMRFAIPLWIETEKLYFWTLCISIFLAISNLRYDFLKTKMTAIFSSSLNIMFAAFAVLTYFISNPFREPLPGVHLEITNWYQASNMGDPDVLFQFLIQMYFRLTYYYNSEYMWTHPPMLFIAYASLVVTFVGCVFMLFRREKIFDRISYSHARVGYLLLTVGMLIGYPWAVVAWEGKSWWWDPKVNGSIMMWVLYSAYLHTRIYLKKRNMWRATAIIGILCFMALVFTYLLTYIAPGIHAVTQ
- a CDS encoding 4Fe-4S binding protein, with the translated sequence MKITLYATPEITAKPLIAEVILETKALLNIDRADVKPKGGEVVIDVPQDRYDEVTKAFEKRGARIIRLELPVIKDDDECVNCGACISVCPTGVISFKDDWSIEMDVSKCVQCGTCVTMCPHGALTLSE
- a CDS encoding homocysteine biosynthesis protein; translated protein: MGEKTIQDINARIADGSVHVVTAEEMPHIVAELGPEGAAREVDIVTTGTFGAMCSSGAWLNFGHSDPPIKMQKVWLNDVEAYSGLAAVDAYIGATQMSETRGMEYGGAHVIEDLVCGKSVDIHATAHGTDCYPRKVLDTTVTIDDINQAVMMNPRNAYQKYNVATNCSDRTLYTYMGTLLPNNGNATYSAAGVLSPIFNDPTYQTIGVGTRIFLCGAQGYITGEGTQHDPSNNFGTLMVQGDLKKMNKKYVRGATFHKYGVSLYVGIGIPIPILNADIAKATAVTDANITTNVLDYGVARRSRPVLRQVTYEELKSGMIDINGNEVTTSPMSSFHEARGIALELKESIRKGLFYPTLPVERLPNEGVSKPMKQIKEQPTVADVMASRVTTIKQGLTVEDAAKVIMEGNFNHLPVVSDEDKLVGIITAWDVAKAVAQNKRDKLDDIMTRTVITADITEPIETTARKLEQHNISALPVINNKNIVVGIITSDDISKLMTRR
- a CDS encoding phosphoenolpyruvate carboxykinase (GTP), coding for MNTTDNGTLEMLKARLGEGNYQKLIKIDNPNLYQFIAKYIELCNPEKIFVCTDSPEDILYVRQETIKAGEEMELAVEGHTYHFDGYHDQARDKDNSKYLLPQGVELGQNINAMDREEGLKEIRQNLKDIMQGNQLFIRFFCLGPLNSQFSIPAVQITDSGYVAHSEDQLYRQGYEEFVRLGRSARFLKFVHSAGELDERKTSKNIDERRVYIDLEDEIVFSTNTQYGGNTLGLKKLAMRPAIKRASKEGWLTEHMFIMGVHGPSERVTYFTGAFPSLCGKTSTSMLPGESIVGDDIAYLRNMDGVIHAVNPENGMFGIIQGVNSVDDPLIWKALHNPGEVIFSNILVTEEKDVHWIGKDGEEPEKGFNYAGEWTPGKKDENGNLITTSHPNARFTLDMQLLDNVDPKLNDPEGVLVGGIIYGGRDSDTKVPVEESFDWVHGVITMGAALESETTAATLGKEGVRKINPMSNLDFLSIPIGRYIESHLDFGAKLNNSPSIYSVNYFLKDREGKFTNDKTDKAVWLKWMELRSHNEVEAIETPTGFIPKYEDLNKLFLEVLNKDYSKEDYIKQFSVRVPENLAKIDRVQEFYKTKVADTPQTLFEVLEKQKQRLIAAQEKYGDNISPLQLKRA
- a CDS encoding winged helix-turn-helix transcriptional regulator; this encodes MRIFEENSECTIPYQLSHDLENKVKNVMQEDMDQISSLFKVLSDPVRIRILKALELCDLCVCVLVEITDYKYPALSYHLKLLKDAGIVDSRRDGNFQIYYLTGSGIKIISMLNILTE